A single genomic interval of Chitinophaga sp. 180180018-3 harbors:
- a CDS encoding response regulator, translating into MITKVLIAEDHESANISVQKTLEELAIKDVAYAYYCDDALYKIKQAVKSESSFDLLITDLSFDPDDHKQVLSGGIDLIAAAREVQPDLNILIFSLESRPAVIDQLYNKYGIDGFVRKARNDARDLKEAIHEIAQHRRYFSRYIRQLIDKKNAYSFSEFDLRIITLLSQGMLQKDIPAYLQRNGITPSGLSSIEKKLNQMKEALGFTKNEQLVAYCKDSGAI; encoded by the coding sequence ATGATTACAAAAGTACTAATTGCTGAAGATCACGAAAGCGCCAATATTTCTGTACAAAAAACGCTGGAAGAACTTGCCATCAAGGATGTAGCATATGCCTATTATTGCGATGATGCTTTGTATAAAATAAAACAGGCAGTTAAATCCGAAAGCTCTTTCGATCTCCTTATCACAGATTTATCTTTCGATCCGGATGATCATAAGCAGGTATTATCTGGTGGTATCGATCTGATTGCTGCCGCCAGAGAAGTACAGCCTGACCTGAATATCCTGATTTTTTCATTAGAAAGCAGACCCGCTGTTATTGACCAGCTTTATAACAAGTATGGCATCGACGGCTTTGTACGCAAAGCCAGGAACGATGCCCGGGATCTTAAAGAGGCCATCCATGAAATAGCCCAACACCGACGTTACTTTTCACGTTATATCAGACAGTTGATCGATAAAAAGAATGCCTACTCCTTTTCGGAATTCGATCTCAGGATCATAACACTGCTTTCGCAGGGAATGCTGCAGAAAGACATACCTGCATATCTTCAACGCAACGGGATAACACCATCTGGCTTAAGTAGCATAGAAAAAAAACTCAATCAAATGAAAGAGGCACTTGGCTTTACCAAAAATGAGCAACTGGTGGCTTATTGCAAAGACTCAGGCGCTATATAA
- a CDS encoding tetratricopeptide repeat protein: MRPSNIILSILLSGLVACTSNREPPQPISIPTLEKGESFFNKNNDSAFYYFNLVATGATDSLEIAMAYTYMGIIQAYEGDHYGGQESLLKSLAYLDEHKREDQKCLSSDYHELGNICLNLKNYEAAIDYYQKALKYIKHSDYETIALNSIALTYQKKRDYDQAIDLYKSLLNRSKDKKEYARVLSNYAKTKWLKDSAYPAGPELQLALQIRKDSNDIRGLNASYAHLSDYYSLSLPDSALYYAGKRYEIAREMKSPDDEVEALSKLITLSPTNLLKPYFTRYQYLTDSIQTAKNAAKNQFALIRYEAAKSKADNLQLQKDNAQKKNQLMLQRFILALTILFFISAGVVLTLRYRRRRQQIEFASRQAIQEHQLKTSQKVHDVVANGLYRIMTDLEYKSSVDREELIDKIEVLYERSRDISYENPIIPNIPFDVKINDLLKSFGSEHIKVLIVGNDSMLWSRSNTQVQHEVEHILQELMINMKKHSQANSVMIKFETQNGHVQLLYTDNGVGIPPQVKYGNGLRNTVSRIKRIGGQYTFEHPAKGLKIHISFPIAQSS, translated from the coding sequence GTGCGCCCCTCAAACATCATTCTGTCCATACTCCTCAGCGGTCTTGTAGCCTGCACATCCAACCGGGAGCCCCCACAGCCGATTTCCATACCCACATTGGAAAAAGGTGAATCATTTTTCAATAAAAATAACGACTCTGCCTTTTATTATTTCAATCTGGTTGCAACGGGCGCTACAGACAGTTTGGAAATTGCAATGGCCTATACTTATATGGGTATCATCCAGGCATATGAGGGCGACCATTATGGGGGACAGGAAAGCCTGTTGAAATCCCTCGCTTATCTCGATGAACACAAAAGAGAAGACCAGAAATGCCTGAGCTCAGATTACCATGAGTTGGGCAATATCTGTCTTAATCTCAAAAATTATGAAGCAGCTATTGACTACTATCAAAAAGCACTCAAATATATAAAACATTCGGACTACGAGACCATTGCCTTAAACAGTATAGCCCTTACTTACCAAAAGAAAAGAGATTATGATCAGGCTATTGATCTATATAAATCCCTGCTGAACAGGAGTAAGGACAAAAAAGAATATGCCCGGGTACTTTCCAACTACGCTAAAACTAAATGGCTGAAAGATTCAGCTTATCCCGCGGGACCTGAGCTGCAACTCGCATTGCAAATCCGTAAGGATTCAAACGATATCAGGGGGCTCAATGCCAGTTACGCGCACCTGTCGGACTATTATTCGCTATCCTTACCTGATTCGGCGCTTTATTATGCCGGGAAGAGATATGAAATCGCCAGGGAAATGAAAAGTCCGGATGACGAAGTCGAAGCACTATCAAAACTCATTACTCTTAGCCCCACCAATCTGCTGAAACCTTATTTTACCCGTTACCAATACCTAACGGATAGTATCCAAACTGCAAAGAACGCAGCTAAGAACCAATTCGCATTAATCCGGTACGAAGCCGCAAAAAGTAAAGCCGACAATCTTCAGTTGCAAAAGGATAATGCACAAAAGAAAAACCAACTGATGCTGCAGCGATTCATATTAGCGCTAACCATCCTATTCTTCATTAGTGCCGGAGTTGTTTTAACTCTTCGGTACCGCAGACGCCGGCAACAGATAGAATTTGCATCCCGGCAGGCGATACAGGAACATCAACTTAAAACCTCGCAGAAAGTGCATGACGTGGTAGCAAATGGCTTGTACCGCATCATGACAGACCTTGAGTATAAATCGTCTGTAGACAGGGAGGAATTGATAGATAAGATTGAGGTACTGTATGAGCGATCCCGCGATATCTCGTACGAAAATCCCATAATTCCAAATATTCCTTTTGATGTTAAAATTAATGATTTGCTGAAGTCCTTTGGATCCGAGCATATCAAAGTCCTGATCGTAGGCAACGACTCTATGCTCTGGAGCCGGAGCAATACGCAGGTACAACATGAAGTTGAACATATTCTGCAGGAATTAATGATTAATATGAAAAAGCATAGCCAGGCCAATTCCGTGATGATAAAATTCGAAACTCAAAACGGCCATGTTCAGCTGCTTTATACCGATAATGGTGTCGGCATTCCCCCGCAAGTTAAGTATGGGAACGGATTACGGAATACGGTTTCCCGTATTAAAAGAATTGGCGGGCAATATACATTTGAACATCCTGCTAAAGGATTAAAAATTCACATTTCCTTCCCAATAGCTCAATCCTCATGA
- a CDS encoding DUF4407 domain-containing protein → MTGYNYNILRNCSEAAFKSVKKYTAAMLIVCILWFFIGFTFAHRYLSLSLPGCIFAGVLATVIIVQVEKQIVLSINPSRLLLFFRGCLAFMMSILGAVIIDQILFEKDIEIEKISYVSEKVDRILPSKTEELRKQIATLDTTIGKKELERDNYIEDISKHSTTTATTTQTATKRVPEKTVTASGKDTTIWKTIHENTVASMLVPNPKIALLPSIDSTIGAMRQQKAQKENELLHIKPALEKEMKASTGFLDELTIMTHMLSSSYVALGFWFLWILFFLFIEMLVLFSKMGDRSNDYEKVVLHHMNLQMRRLDALGKGFE, encoded by the coding sequence ATGACCGGATACAATTACAACATACTGCGAAATTGCAGCGAAGCCGCTTTTAAATCCGTGAAAAAGTATACTGCAGCCATGCTGATCGTTTGCATTCTGTGGTTTTTTATCGGCTTTACTTTTGCGCATCGTTACTTGTCACTCAGCCTGCCCGGTTGCATATTTGCGGGAGTGCTCGCCACTGTAATCATTGTACAGGTTGAAAAGCAGATTGTCTTGTCCATCAATCCAAGCCGGCTGCTGCTTTTTTTCAGAGGCTGCCTGGCTTTCATGATGTCTATTCTGGGCGCTGTGATTATTGATCAGATATTGTTCGAAAAAGATATTGAAATCGAGAAGATTTCATACGTCTCGGAAAAAGTAGACAGGATATTACCATCAAAAACGGAAGAATTAAGAAAGCAAATCGCCACGCTGGATACGACGATTGGGAAAAAAGAACTGGAAAGAGACAATTACATCGAGGATATCAGTAAACATTCAACGACAACTGCCACAACAACGCAAACAGCAACCAAACGGGTACCTGAGAAAACAGTAACAGCTTCAGGCAAGGATACCACTATTTGGAAAACGATACATGAGAATACTGTTGCATCTATGCTGGTGCCCAATCCCAAAATAGCTTTGTTGCCGTCCATTGACTCTACCATTGGCGCTATGCGGCAACAAAAAGCCCAAAAGGAAAACGAACTGCTTCACATTAAACCTGCACTTGAAAAGGAAATGAAAGCAAGTACAGGATTTTTGGATGAGTTAACAATCATGACGCACATGTTATCCTCGTCTTACGTTGCATTAGGTTTCTGGTTCCTGTGGATTTTGTTTTTTTTGTTTATAGAGATGCTGGTACTATTTAGTAAGATGGGAGACCGGTCTAATGATTACGAAAAGGTCGTATTGCACCATATGAATCTGCAAATGCGACGGCTCGATGCCCTTGGAAAAGGATTTGAATGA
- a CDS encoding tetratricopeptide repeat protein, whose product MARYVCAQEQRSVVQQATIYYLQQDYAKAANLYKRMAKKKKVSIKNLERLAECYRKINDYANAAEWYGKLIAMQGADPTDELYYGDMLKSLGKYDAAKTAFQQYAQKTNQARQVENRIAGCDAAVQWMQQPTMDDIRNVTRLNTAKSDWGATWYPNGIVFMSDSLLRDQLAYGSKVNKNNYGRTNDPYYKLYLADSSRYGNVYLSDLSSAFNQYRYHVGPVAFDNGYQTAWFTVTEPDRRIVTVKEKIEKVTISGNRRLELYVSKKDGNGKWAQPTAFAYNKPGEYSVGHAALSKDGNILYFASDMPGGQGATDIWYSERQADGSWGTPRNCGPIINTTDEEEFPTIGADGNLYYSSKGFVGMGGFDIFKSNGSKAQWTTPENMRYPMNTSGDDFYFVSREDGSGYLSSNRAGGKGDDDIYSWHAPQRRDIIPLARPALEIPFEGTVCPRYYNACIYLYNRQRNIGWCFIATPGRTITMTLEKETDYVIRITPAGNQPKDSIEFNTRGLKGPDVLKKEICRESKIKTGRFLY is encoded by the coding sequence ATGGCCCGGTATGTATGCGCCCAGGAACAAAGATCTGTAGTACAACAGGCAACCATATATTACCTGCAGCAAGATTATGCCAAAGCAGCTAATCTCTATAAGAGAATGGCAAAAAAGAAGAAGGTCAGTATAAAAAACCTGGAGCGTTTGGCGGAGTGTTACCGGAAAATAAATGACTATGCCAATGCAGCTGAGTGGTATGGGAAATTAATAGCAATGCAGGGTGCAGACCCCACCGATGAATTGTATTATGGCGATATGTTGAAAAGCCTGGGCAAATATGATGCTGCCAAAACAGCCTTTCAGCAATATGCCCAAAAGACCAACCAGGCCCGCCAGGTGGAAAACAGGATCGCTGGTTGTGATGCTGCTGTTCAATGGATGCAGCAACCAACGATGGATGATATCCGGAATGTGACCAGGCTCAATACAGCAAAATCTGACTGGGGAGCTACCTGGTACCCTAATGGTATTGTATTTATGTCGGATTCCCTGTTGCGGGACCAGCTGGCTTATGGTAGCAAAGTGAATAAGAACAACTATGGCCGTACAAACGACCCTTATTATAAATTGTATCTCGCAGATAGCAGTAGGTATGGAAACGTTTACCTGAGCGATCTTTCTTCAGCGTTTAACCAGTACCGGTACCACGTAGGGCCTGTAGCCTTTGATAATGGATACCAGACGGCCTGGTTCACTGTAACAGAACCAGATCGCCGCATTGTTACGGTGAAAGAAAAAATAGAAAAGGTGACGATATCGGGTAACAGGCGTTTGGAATTGTATGTCAGTAAGAAAGATGGTAATGGGAAATGGGCACAGCCAACGGCATTTGCCTATAATAAACCAGGCGAATATTCAGTGGGGCATGCTGCTTTGAGCAAAGATGGCAACATCCTGTATTTTGCCTCAGATATGCCCGGTGGACAAGGCGCCACCGATATCTGGTATAGCGAACGGCAGGCAGATGGTTCCTGGGGAACGCCCCGGAACTGCGGCCCAATCATTAACACAACAGATGAAGAAGAATTTCCTACTATAGGAGCTGATGGAAATCTCTATTATTCCAGCAAAGGCTTTGTTGGTATGGGCGGTTTCGATATCTTCAAATCTAACGGCAGCAAGGCACAGTGGACAACTCCGGAAAATATGCGATATCCCATGAATACGTCCGGGGACGATTTTTATTTTGTGAGCCGGGAAGATGGGAGCGGATATCTTTCGTCCAACAGAGCTGGTGGGAAGGGCGACGATGATATTTATAGCTGGCATGCGCCGCAAAGAAGGGATATAATACCCCTGGCGCGACCGGCCTTAGAGATTCCTTTTGAAGGTACGGTATGCCCACGCTATTATAATGCCTGCATATATCTGTACAACCGGCAGCGTAACATTGGCTGGTGCTTCATAGCAACCCCCGGAAGAACCATTACTATGACGTTGGAGAAGGAAACAGATTATGTTATCCGTATTACGCCTGCCGGCAATCAGCCCAAAGACAGCATCGAGTTTAATACACGTGGCCTTAAAGGGCCCGATGTTTTGAAGAAAGAGATTTGTCGGGAGAGTAAAATAAAGACGGGACGGTTTTTATACTGA